A single genomic interval of Shewanella halotolerans harbors:
- a CDS encoding porin family protein: MQKLQFRTIKMTSGKAAMLKAVPLALALSFGNLAYADAEPAQTIQTMETSAAESMLERYGVTDELLKLGLSSLTYGDQQVEHVQRSIEIDGEKHESEVFLVQSTDNRGNIDLRIKYDQAKLDAEEDVIAKIEAITKIEYRLKDYMDSYDKSSVVINEINPNHVEISFNYSKYGLPQDIAYFRFMQVKLTLIDGKASTMQITNNGKTFEYDDYRVSEYVQEITFDNLVNGKTVVKEKSIQAKGQKGKKPVNYQAKLRPVAFYDDMLGVMVMDQELLTTVSDPRIREEKVDLDRIFPILGDFVRQRGIDVPLPFGFSVAYRNQDMNVGFNSFDIMGLNLDEFFDPESSIGTVNAESYSLRADINILPFWNVFGYIGKVNVDAVVDAHYTGKMKDVFEEKLGVIGGKLACNAVASQGVDLCSPGDVNVPLHLDYDLVGVGTTLSIGYKEFFASVTASYSVTRLEGNDNWGDGILTIQPMLGYQFLDYRAQVFIGAEYQGLKPTMEGNLGYIDALGRDFTYNVGVELNKWAYLVGFNKQIGKNLNFTALYNKGETRSAITLNLGYRF, translated from the coding sequence ATGCAAAAGCTTCAATTTCGCACCATCAAGATGACATCGGGCAAAGCGGCCATGCTGAAGGCTGTTCCTTTGGCTCTCGCCCTCTCTTTTGGCAACCTGGCCTATGCCGATGCCGAACCTGCACAAACAATCCAAACCATGGAAACCAGTGCGGCTGAATCTATGCTGGAGCGTTATGGCGTCACAGATGAGTTACTCAAGCTGGGACTCAGCTCACTTACCTATGGCGATCAGCAAGTTGAGCACGTTCAACGTTCAATCGAGATCGATGGCGAAAAGCATGAGTCAGAGGTCTTTCTGGTACAGAGCACAGACAACCGAGGCAACATAGATCTGCGCATCAAGTATGACCAGGCGAAACTGGATGCTGAGGAAGATGTGATTGCCAAGATAGAGGCGATCACTAAGATCGAATACCGTCTCAAAGATTACATGGACAGCTATGACAAGTCGTCCGTCGTCATTAATGAAATCAACCCAAATCATGTCGAGATAAGCTTCAACTACTCTAAGTATGGTTTGCCACAAGATATCGCCTACTTCCGCTTCATGCAGGTCAAATTGACCCTGATCGACGGCAAGGCGAGCACCATGCAGATCACCAACAATGGTAAGACATTTGAATATGATGACTATCGTGTGAGTGAATATGTACAGGAAATCACCTTCGATAACCTGGTCAATGGCAAGACGGTTGTTAAAGAGAAGAGCATCCAGGCCAAGGGTCAAAAAGGTAAGAAACCCGTGAACTACCAGGCCAAATTGCGACCTGTCGCCTTCTACGACGACATGCTGGGTGTGATGGTCATGGATCAAGAATTACTTACGACAGTGTCAGATCCCCGCATTCGTGAAGAGAAGGTTGATCTCGACAGAATCTTCCCAATCCTGGGTGACTTCGTCCGCCAACGCGGGATTGATGTGCCACTGCCCTTCGGCTTCTCGGTGGCCTATCGCAACCAGGATATGAATGTCGGCTTTAATAGTTTTGACATCATGGGGCTGAACTTAGACGAGTTCTTCGACCCAGAGAGTTCAATCGGTACCGTTAACGCCGAAAGTTACTCATTGCGCGCCGACATCAACATACTGCCCTTCTGGAACGTGTTCGGCTACATAGGCAAGGTCAATGTGGATGCCGTGGTAGACGCCCACTACACGGGTAAGATGAAAGATGTGTTCGAAGAAAAACTGGGCGTGATCGGCGGCAAGCTAGCCTGTAATGCGGTAGCGAGCCAGGGCGTTGACCTCTGTTCACCCGGCGATGTTAACGTGCCGCTACACCTGGATTATGACCTGGTTGGAGTGGGGACTACCCTGTCAATCGGCTACAAAGAGTTCTTTGCATCGGTAACCGCGAGTTACAGCGTGACCCGCCTCGAGGGTAACGACAACTGGGGCGATGGTATTCTCACCATTCAACCTATGCTGGGGTATCAGTTCCTCGACTATCGTGCACAGGTATTTATCGGTGCTGAGTACCAAGGCCTCAAGCCGACGATGGAAGGCAACTTAGGCTACATTGACGCCCTGGGACGCGACTTTACCTACAATGTTGGGGTCGAGTTGAACAAGTGGGCCTACCTGGTGGGCTTTAACAAGCAGATAGGTAAAAACCTCAACTTTACCGCCCTGTATAACAAGGGTGAAACCCGAAGCGCCATCACCCTCAACCTGGGTTACCGCTTCTAA